The proteins below are encoded in one region of Sminthopsis crassicaudata isolate SCR6 chromosome 1, ASM4859323v1, whole genome shotgun sequence:
- the RNF185 gene encoding E3 ubiquitin-protein ligase RNF185 isoform X2, which translates to MASKGPTTSTSPENSSAGGTSGSSNGPGENSSQDSTFECNICLDTAKDAVISLCGHLFCWPCLHQWLETRPNRQVCPVCKAGISRDKVIPLYGRGSTGQQDPREKTPPRPQGQRPEPENRGGFQGFGFGDGGFQMSFGIGAFPFGIFATAFNINDGRPPPAVPGTPQYVDEQFLSRLFLFVALVIMFWLLIA; encoded by the exons ATGGCCAGCAAAGGGCCCACGACCTCGACGTCTCCCGAGAACTCCAGCGCGGGGGGCACGAGTGGCAGCAGCAACGGCCCCGGGGAGAACAGCAGTCAGGACAGCACGTTCGAGTGCAACATCTGCTTGGACACGGCCAAGGACGCCGTCATCAGCCTCTGTGGGCACCTCTTCTG TTGGCCGTGTTTACATCAG tgGTTGGAGACCAGACCCAACAGACAGGTGTGTCCGGTGTGCAAGGCGGGGATCAGCCGAGATAAAGTGATCCCTCTGTACGGCAGGGGCAGCACTGGGCAGCAGGACCCCAG AGAGAAGACTCCTCCCCGACCTCAAGGGCAGAGACCGGAGCCTGAGAACAGGGGG GGGTTTCAAGGCTTCGGTTTTGGAGATGGCGGCTTCCAGATGTCTTTTGGGATCGGAGCCTTTCCTTTTGGGATCTTCGCTACAGCGTTTAACATTAATGACGGGCGGCCCCCTCCAG CTGTTCCCGGGACTCCCCAGTACGTGGATGAGCAGTTCCTGTCTCGGCTTTTCCTGTTTGTGGCCCTGGTGATCATGTTTTGGCTGTTGATCGCATAA